In Tenebrio molitor chromosome 6, icTenMoli1.1, whole genome shotgun sequence, one genomic interval encodes:
- the LOC138132773 gene encoding uncharacterized protein isoform X1 has protein sequence MTKNLCQRCVKIVVYYVIFSNILLPLVLLFFDDPHSCISTSDILTAVVWIVSGVLLLIGTLQGKERYIRVYVMLTSICLLVGPIYVAFFSGNDIFCERRNTITMILLVLYFIMMWPFQYCIYLFYKQMAKGNIEDSEGVDSDDDETSDNLA, from the exons ATGACCAAGAACTTGTGCCAGCGCTGTGTCAAAATCGTCGTCTACTATGTCATTTTTTCCAATATC CTGTTGCCGCTTGTGTTGTTGTTCTTCGACGACCCCCACTCCTGCATCTCCACATCTGACATTTTGACTGCTGTTGTCTGGATCGTCAGCGGAGTCCTCCTCTTGATCGGCACCCTTCAG GGCAAGGAAAGGTACATTAGGGTCTACGTCATGTTGACCTCGATCTGTCTTCTTGTTGGACCCATCTACGTCGCCTTCTTCTCCGGAAACGACATTTTTTGTGAGAGACGGAACACTATAACGATGATACTTCTTGTGTTGTACTTTATTATGATGTGGCCTTTTCAGTATTGCATTTATTTGTTCTATAAACAAATGGCCAAAGGCAATATCGAAGACTCTGAAGGTGTAGACAGTGACGATGACGAAACGTCCGACAACCTGGCCTGA
- the LOC138132773 gene encoding uncharacterized protein isoform X2 codes for MTKNLCQRCVKIVVYYVIFSNILLPLVLLFFDDPHSCISTSDILTAVVWIVSGVLLLIGTLQGKERYIRVYVMLTSICLLVGPIYVAFFSGNDIFLLHLFVL; via the exons ATGACCAAGAACTTGTGCCAGCGCTGTGTCAAAATCGTCGTCTACTATGTCATTTTTTCCAATATC CTGTTGCCGCTTGTGTTGTTGTTCTTCGACGACCCCCACTCCTGCATCTCCACATCTGACATTTTGACTGCTGTTGTCTGGATCGTCAGCGGAGTCCTCCTCTTGATCGGCACCCTTCAG GGCAAGGAAAGGTACATTAGGGTCTACGTCATGTTGACCTCGATCTGTCTTCTTGTTGGACCCATCTACGTCGCCTTCTTCTCCGGAAACGACATTTTTT TATTGCATTTATTTGTTCTATAA